The Colletotrichum destructivum chromosome 7, complete sequence genome contains the following window.
GGTATCGTTTCAAGTCGTAGCCTTGCGGTTAAACAAACGCAAACATCGTACGTCGCACTCGCCCATACTAGAATACACATTAAACGTATAACACAAGTGTCGTCTATTTCACCTCCCCTTTGATCAGATATTTTTCGGCtccagctgctcctcggGAGCCGCAacgacgcggcggccgcccttGGCGCGTCGATCCTCGCTGAGAGACTGCGCGAACTTGGACCTCTCCCGGATGACGGGGCCCTTCCAGTAGATGAGATACACCGGGATCGTGACCAAGAACGCGAGGCAAGCGAGAACTGTGCTCGCGTACTCGGTGTGGCGGGAGTCGCCAATGTTCTCGTAGAGGGGGGTCGAGTACATGGCGgccacgccggcgaggaagtccCGGGCGaagccgttgccgccggtggccgaggccgagtaCGGACCGTAGGCGGCGATCATGTAGTCCACCGTGCTCATGTAGATGGCGaagttggcgatggcgatcaGGCACGAGAAGATCATGGGTGCGATCCAGTGAGACTCTGGCGGCCCCATCGACGTCCAGGCGAAGCCGAAGAGGCCGATCGTCTCAAGGGGCGCGAGATACAGAAGCCATTTCAGACGACGCTCGGGGGCCAGCGCGTCGGGCCCCTTTGCCCTCATGACGCGGTGGTCTCTGATGATCCAGGGTACGTAGGAGATGTACGCCAGAACGTAGCCGATGTTGATGGGGATGAAGGCCCAGGCCTTCTGGAGGGTTCCGAACCCCCACTTGTTAAAGACGGGAGTGAAGCCCTCCTGGAAGGTGAAGATCAGGGCGTCGGAGAACCCCGAAAGCAGAGAGCAGGACAGCACGATGGGCTCGCGGACGAACATCTCAAAGGGGCGCATCCACGTGATGGCGAACTCGTGCATGGACAGACGCGGCTTCTTGACCTCGTTGGGCCCGTAGATGTTGGTGTCCTCGCCGGatctgcggcggcgcctggcCTCTCGGtccatgatgatggtggcgcGGCTCTCGGGCATGAAGAAGTGGACGAactggacgacggcgccgaagatgaGCTGGATCCAAAAGTTCCAGTACCAGGGGAGGAACTTTTGGATCGGGCCGCCCACGACGGGGCCGACGGATGTGCCGAACACGGAcgagaggacgacgaagaggacggccCATTGCTGTTCTTCGGGCTGGTAGAGGTCGGCGACCATGCCGAGGgtgacgctgccgccggccgagctgAGACCGCCCTGATGGAAGTATTAGCCGATCTGTACCATGGCCGTAGGGTTTCCCTTCCACAAACCAGTGctcgggcgacgacgatgctgccAAAGTTAGGAGCTAACGCGGCGAGGATCTGCCACATGTTGACCAAGAACAGAGAGCACCTGTACTCCGGTGTTAGACAAATATTAGTTCCAGCCACCACGAGTAGTTAGCAAACGCAAAAATACTGACTGCAAAATCTTCCATCGCCCAAACTCCTCGCTCCAAGGCGCCCAGAGCTCGCAGCCGAAGGCGTAGAGGACGAGAAAGGCGCACTGGCCCGTACGggcggcctgctcgctgaTGTGGAACGCCTCGCTGAGCGGGGTGACGGCGCTCGGGTAGACGCTGGTGTTGAAGTTCATCGAGACCTGGACGgcgaagatggaggagaggagcATCCACTTCTTCCGCGCCGGCCAAGAGTAGCCGAGCAGGTGGTAGCACTCGTCCTCGGTCATGACACGCTTCCCGTCGGCGGTGTACTCGGGCTGTTtccggctgctgctcgccgccgtcaggTCGCCGTGGCCCCGGGTTCCTTCGGTCTCCTCATCCCGGCCTGGTCCGTCTTGGAAGAAGGCAGCCCCGTTGTTGGACCGGTTCTCGGACTCTTCTCCGAGCGGGTACTGGGCtttctcggcgtcgaagctCGGACCGACTCGCGTCGCGCTGCTGTCCCGTGTCCGGGCCGTGTCGCCGACGTTACTCGGCCGGGAGGCCCGCGGGCTTTCGGGAGGTGGTGTGGAAGCCCCCATGTTGTTGGCCGGCTATCTGTAACAAGCAGCCTTCCGCGGGGCGAGTGTGTAAGGCCTGTGATGTGATCGAGAGTTGACGTAAGGAACAGATAATTGTAACGTCAAACAGCGTTGGCGCGGTGTCTTGATGGTTGATTTGGGGTGAGGTAAGCGTGTCTCTTTAAATAGCAACTATTTATGATCGTTCAAAAGCCCGGCTATGAAGACTGATAGGAATCGACGACCAGACATTTTTGTCCTGCTCAAGACCCGACCCAGCCGAGACGACGTCTTTATCAGTCAACGGCTTTCCCCCTCTGGAATACCGCCTACCGCGGGCCTCCTACGTCAAACTGGAGAAATGACGCTATCAAGCCAAGACGTTACTCGCAGTCCTACGAACATGGTCACTCTGTGACTGTCGGTGgacaaaaaacaaaagggGGTCCTCTTAGAAGATCCAACGACGTATGAATCGGGCCCGGCCAGTCTCCGCACGTAATTCGACGTTTGTATCCAGCGGAGCTGGAATAGTGGACAACACCGAACACAAAAAAACAAGACCGAAAACAAACAGCAAATAGGAGGAAAAATCAAAGCACACCATCTTCACTGGAGACGGAATCGCAAAACTTCGCACGCACCACGAGCTGCGGCTTGACATCATAGCGAGTGCGAAATCGCGGAAATGCGGGTCGGCGGTGGGAACTATGACGGAAACCGTGGAACCCGACGAAGCGCGAGTCCATGTCCTTCATCGCCGATTATCACGGGTTtcgaggggggggcgggcgaTTTGCGGTCTCGCCCAAATCCTGAAAACCACGAGATCGAGAATCCGGTGTGTCTCGTGCCGATGGACAAACCCCCCCCCGCAGCAGCTGCTCTATGTATGCTCCACGCTCGGTGACGGATTGCTAGTTATGGTTAACCCCGAAGCATACTCCTTCGGCGTCCGTTTGACGATGCTGCGCATGTACGATGATGCTGCAGCTCCTCACTAATGAGTGGAGTGAAGGTACGAAAGCAGCGACCCCGTGGGGAGTCGTTTTGGACCGATTCAAGTAATCTGGGCTGGTACGAGCCAGCTTGCTTCAATCGCTTACTGAAGTGTTCTCTGACATGAGGGTTCAAAGCATACAGGCTTGCTCTCCGAGTATGGTTGTGTGAAGAGCCAGGCTTGTTTCCCATTGTCCTTGGCGTTCAGTTGCGAATCTATTAAGGATTGATTAGCCATCCATGAGACTGTATTTCATTTGGGGTTGGGGCCGAAGTGGTTCAGGTGTGTTCGAATAACGGCAGACCGAGTAGGCTTCTTGACTCTCTCTATAACATTGAAAATCGGTTTAAAAAGGAACAGGAAAGCGTCTACGACCGTCGGACGTCGTCGTGACGCCAAAGggccaagctggccaagcGATCTCGCCGCGACCGATCATCCGACCAAAGGTTGGCGCCGTGACGGCAAAGTATGGGCCTTTGAAGCTTGACCAAACAAACCCCATTGACATAGCCGCATGCGGGAGAAAGACTCATGATGACTTCGAATCCAGGCTAGCGAGAGCGAAGAGGGCCGAGCCACGAAGATTGGTCACCTGGTTGGGGCCCTGCTGGAATTATTGAGCTGATTGAACCGGTCGAGCCGTCCGTCCAAGAAAGATGACCGGCTGATTTCCTTGAGATTTCTGACGGCGGTTGCTTTATTGATTCAATCTTTTCTGATTTTGTCTCAGTGGGACAATTGTTGAAGAGAATTCTTTTCCATCAAACGTTACGTCAAAAGCGAACGGCTTCAAGTCTTCCGCAACGATTGAACCGCGTATAccagggttagggttagggtcAAAGGACACCCACCCCCAAAGGAGCACCCAGCCCCTGCCTTACCCAAAGGGTAAGAGTGAGTGCGGAATTGTCAATGACACTTGCGGCGCGAGAACAACACCTTCATAGGACTACCTGTCTTGAATTGACCCCGCAGTATTTGTCTCTCTGCTGAGCGTGGCGATAACGAGTCAGGGTGAAGCTCGAACATGGTGTAGAATTGGGACACTGCTCTCGTCTTTGCCAACTTCGGCGAGGGATTTCTCCGACCAATGAATGACATGTCTGCAGGTAGGACAGCTGGTCTCTGCCGGGATTGTGTCAATAGTATCGCCTGCACAACTAGCGAGTCTAGAAAATCGAAGGATTCCCGAGAGAACGCGGGTGTGGCTCGCCGATGAGGAATCAAGCAAGTGccgaaaggggggggggctgccTACCAGGCatccgtcatcatcgcctcTTGTGAGAAATCCTCAGCGGTTGGGTGGGACGGGACCGCCGGAAGGATGGATGACGCAGAGAGAGGGAGCGAGATTCCAAAGGGAACGATCTGACAGGTTGTACCGACTAGAGCGTTGGGGGCCAAAAACCAATTTCCAGGTGCAGCCGGGCTTGATCGAAGGAGGAAGATGCTGGGCCGAAGAACCCAGAATGGAAATCAAGCTCCAGGTTCTCgcaaggaaaaaaagaagaaaaaaagaaggcgCAGTCGACACGAGACGAGGTCGGCAAACCCTGAAGAACATAGGATTTCTAGCGGCGTCTGGGCGATGGCTTCAGGCACGACGAGGTGTCCCAATGGCTGGTTAATGagagcccccccctccctccacccTCGCGATGACTGCATCCTTCGGAGGCTGCGCTGGGTTGGTTGGCGCATAAGCGCTTGCATGAGAGAGCGAACAGAGGGCGTGGGGTTGACATGGGCAAAAAAAAGATGATGGACTCGACGTGTTGTGCGATTGGCCGGGCCGGGTCCGGATGCTCGACATAGAAAGCTGAACAGGCCTAGCAGCCgacacaacacacacacacctgAGCTGTGCATGGCGCTTCCGAGGCGTCAGACCTTAGTCTCTTGGTCTTGGACGGGGTTGGCATCCTTCTGAgcagctctctctctctctccccctcgAATACCAATTCCTCGCTTCGCCGGTTCGCATGTGAATCAACGGCTAATGGCCCATCAATGGAAGCCGACTTCGGAGACAAAGGCAATGGATGCAAGGTCTCGAGTTGGCGCTAAAGAATGGATGCGGGAGCGCTTTTTACTTGGTGCCATTCTTCACGCAAGGATCAAGACTATTCTGATTATGTTGCATGCCCGAAAGTCAACTGGAGATGCAGCACACGCAACCTAGCAGCTGCTACGCCCTGAACGAAACATGTCCACCAGAGATGACATCAGCGCCGATGGTTTAGTGGTAAAATTCTCCGTTGCCAtccagcagcgtcggggagccgggggtTCGATTCCCCCTCGGCGCATATCTTTTGCAGTTTTATTTACATCGTGTCTTGTTTTGTAAAGCTGGGCAGGCTTTTTTGAACATTAAAATATCCTGCCTGGATCGTGCACATATATATATGTTTCTCATCCTTCCGGAATACCTTTTGTCCCATTCAGGGACCATTACAGTCTTGCTACCGAGTCTTCTGCCAAGAGATGCTTTTGCACCTTGCCCGAGCCTGTCCGCGGGAACTCCCCTACAAACACAGTCTCTCGCGGTACCTTGAACCGAGCAAGCAGCGTCTGGCAATGACTGACCAAGTCTGCGTGAGCGAGCTGGGAGCCCGGTGCCGCGATCACGTAGGCGCGCCCCGCCTCGCCCCAGAGCTGGTCCGGCACGCCGACCActgcgacgtcgacgacaccGGGGTGCTCGGCCagcgcggcctcgacctcggcagGATACACGTTCTCTCCCCCCGAGATGAACATGTTCTTGCGCCGGTCGATGAGAAAGATGTacccgtcctcgtcgacccgTCCGACGTCGCCGGTCCGAAACCATCCATCGTCCGTGAAagcggcgacgtcctcgtcccgCCGGTTCCAGTAGCCGGGGGTGACGCTCGGACCCGACACTAGGATCTCGCCCGGCGCACCAACGGGAACATCCCGGTCCCGATCGTCGACCACTCGGACCGCTGTCAACGGGCCTGGGAGACCCACAGAACCGGCTTTGACGCCGATGAGATCACGGGACAGCGGCATGCCGGAAGCCGTCCCGATCTCGGTCGAACCGTAGCCATCGACCATCCGGACACCGCGGCCCAGCCACCACCTGACGCGGGCTGGCGGGTTCGGGGCCCCGCCGGTGAACAGCGCCTTCAGGGTGGCCCATTCCGACGGGTCAAAGTTGGGTGCGCGGGCGAGGGCTTCGGCCATCTGGGGCACGCAGAAGTAATGCGTGACGCGCAACCCCGCGTCGCTGAGGCGGGCGTTGGTGACCTCGGGGTTGAACTTGGGCGACACGATGCATGTGCCGCCGTGCATCACGGCCGGCCCCGTCTGGGCGATGAGGCCCATCAGGTGGAACATGGGCCCGTCgcagaggaagacgctcCCGGCATCCACCTCGGTCAGGACGCCAAAGTTCCACGTCGTGGCTAGCATGGACTGGGCCGTCAACCGGACGCCCTTGGGCGCCCCGGACGTTCCTGACGTGTAGAGGATGACCCTCGTCTCGGTCGAGGGTCGCGCGTCCAGGCGAGGGCCGGGCTCTGCGGCGTCCACGGCCGCAGCGAAACTGGAGAAGCTGATGTGGCGGCAGCCAAGGGGCAGCAGGCCCGGTGGGTCGGGCTCGAGCAGATCAgtgaggagaaggacgggCGTGcagtcgagcagcagcttggcgagctcgGGCCGGGCGAGTCGCCAGTTGAGCGGGACGTGGACGGCGCCCAGTCTCGCGAGGGCGTGGTGCAGGATGATCTGATGGACGCTGTTGGCGGAGACGGTGGCCACTCTGTCACCGGTCTGGATACCACCACCCCCCAGTCCGCGCAGGACGGTCGTCACGCGCTGGACGTCGGCGTTGAGTTCCGCATACGTCCACCGGCGGTTGGTCGAGAGGTCGATGCAGGCCAGGCCGGTCGGCCGTAAACGTGCATGAAGCAGGACTGGATCCGGGGCGAGGAAATCCATCAGTTCCGACTAGGGGGGGTTGCTTGTGGCTCGACAAGGAGGGGATCCAAAAATCAATGAACAGAGAAGATGTAGCGAGGGCTCGGTTTTCTCTCTtgtgagagagagttgcCGTCCTGGTGGAGGTTTTTAGTGGAATTATACCGTGTTGTTGGTATTAACTACTTGGACAATGAGTCTCGGAGAGTAAACGTTTGTCGATCCTCGGCAATCCCTGTAGATGCTGGTATCGTTGAGTTTGGTCCAAAGTCACAGATTTGGTAAAGATGTCAAGGGTTGGTTGCTCTATAGGCGTCGAACTTGTGAGAAAAGGACAAAGTTTTGGAACGCATGCGAGAATAGGGAACTTTTTATGATGGATTTGAAAGCATCTCTCCTTCGTATTTTCTGCATCAACGAGACTCGGTCGGGCCTTTTTCCATTTctagtcgtcgtcggtcttCAGCATTTTCCCATGGGCCTTTTCACGTGCAGATACCCACCCccctctcactcactccaTATCGCGTGCAGGCTTCCATTCCCAGGCTGTGAAGGAACCGGCGGAGACGGATTCTACATGCAGGTCATATCTtttggtgtgtgtgtatgtgtgtgtgtgtgtgtgtgtgtgtgtgtgtggggTGGACTAACAACCTCGTTGCTGCGCCGTAAGACGAGACCCTAGATCCTGCGCATCCTACCAACGGATTAGTCCGTATCTGTACGCAGCCCTTTCGAATCGGGAAAGACTTTGTGGGGATACACCATAcggctcgtcgccggccgatGGGTTGACGcatctctttctttctctctctgtcaTATCCACACCACTCATTCACCCACCAGCGCAGACCACATATGTGCATTGCGGTCTCGGTGGGCCAGCGAGGCCGTCCATCTTCCTGTCtgtccgtctgtctgtctatcTGTCTGCCTGCATTCTGCAAGAGCCCAGCTGGGGTCCAAGACTTTGAGCTCACCGGAAAGCCCACATACGCATGCCGACCCCGTCTGACCGACCTCAGCCACCCGACCCGGCCTTGGGTCTCGATGTGGTCGAACCAAATCCATTGGCCAACCCCGATGttcctgctgcgccgtgAGCTATTTGATTGCCTGTTCATCCTATGTACCATGATGCCTAGACTTAGTTACGTGCGGTCCTCAAGATGGTATTTACGTACACAcattcacacacacacacatagtCACATACATACTGAGCATGTGAGCCGAGGGAAGCTGACTATGGATACCTCGGACTGGCGATCCAGTGGGATCAGGCATGCCAGCTGCATGCTCGCACCGACACCATTGAATTGACAAAGGGACCTCTGGCCGTCTCCCGATCGCGTGCCTCGAGGATGAGCATGATGACACTTGTATCGATTTAGATATCCCTCACGGCAGCGAGGGAACCTGCATATCTTGCACATAAGCTCGGCATGGCCCCATGAACCTGACATGAACTGGCTCGTTCTTCAGCGCAGTCGAAATCAGGCTGCATCGTTTTTggggagcagcagcagcaacaaacaACAGCAAACCGAAGGGACTCAAAGAAATCCtccatccccttccccccctccccgaaaGGCAAAatttttaattttttttgCGTCAGACATCATGTGCAATGATGCTACTACCCCCTTAGCGGGTGCGGCTTGCAATGGAGAGCGTCATGACGCCAACCTCTACGAGCCgatcgccatcatcggcatgggCATGCGGCTTCCCGGCCGCGTccacaacgccgccgactaCTGggacctcctcgtcaacggcaagaGTGGCCGTTGCCGTGTGCCCGAGAGCCGGTATAACGTCGACAACTGGTACGGCCCCGGCAGGGCGATGCACGTCCCGACCGAGTTCGGGTActtcctcgaggagctgaaCCTCGCGCACGTCGACGCCAGCTTCTGGTCCTTTACGAAAcaggaggccgagctcaTGGACCCGCGGCAGCGCCTGTTCCTCGAGGTTGCCTACGAGGCCTTGGAGAGCTCCGGCTCGACGTCGTGGAGGGGCAGCGACGTCGGCGTGTACGTCGGCACCATGGGCGAGGACTGGTCGCTTCTCGAGTGCCACGACCAGCAGTGTCTCAACCAAGTCCGGCCAGACGTGTACGGCGACTACATCCTTGCCAACAGGGCATCGTACGAATTCGACCTGACAGGCCCGAGGTGAGTTGTGGCTCCATGGCcgtttctctctctatctgTCTCTCTATTTCTCTATCCGTCTCTctatttctctctcttttcctccctaTTTCTCTTCGTACACGAACTAACACCCGGGAAACCAGCCTCGTCGTACGGACCGCGTGCTCCGCGTCCATGGTCGCGCTGCATCAAGCCTGCCGGGACCTGCACAGCGGCGACTGCTCGtcggccctcgtcggcggcgccaacctCATCCTCACGCCCAAGGACACGGCCGTCATGCACCAGAACGGGGTGCTCTCACCCTCGGGGTCCTGCAAGAGcttcgatgccgacgccgacggcttcGCGCGGGGCGAGGGGGTGTCGGCCATCTACGTCAAGAAGCTGTCCGACGCGGTGAGGGATGGCGACCCGATCCGCGCCGTCATCCGCTCCACCTGCGtcgccggcaacggcagGACGCCGgggttgacgacgccgaaccCCGTGATCCACGAGAAGCTGATAAGGAGGGGGCACGAgatcgccggcatcgccgactTGTCCAAGACCGCCATGGTCGAGTGCCACGGCACCGGAACCCCTGTAAGTCGACTTTTCCCGACTCACACGCACGCCGGCAAATCGCCCGGGCTAGCTTATGCTGACGACCTCTTTCTTGCTTGGTCACTAGGTTGGAGACCCGTTGGAAGTGAGTGCCGTTGCCAACATCTGGGGTCAGGATGGAATCTACATCGGATCGGTAAGCCTGGAACAATAGGCCATGTgccagtctctctctctctatctctctctctcaaccGGCAACTAGTTTAATTAACACGCGGATCGTAAGGTAAAACCAAACCTCGGCCACGCCGAAGGAGCGTCGGGCCTCTCGAGCATCATCAAGATGGTTCTGGCGTTGGAAAACTCAACGATCCCGCCCAACATCAACTTCAAAACGCCCAACCCAAGAAGTGAGTTAGTCTTGTGATACCAATTATGACCTCCGACTTTGATGGCTGCTGATTTCAGTTTTTAAAAGTCCCATGGGAAAGCGCCAAGCTCAAAGTCCCGACAGAGGCTCTGCCTTGGCCGACCGACAGGCTTGAAAGAGTCTCGGTCAACAGCTTTGGCATCGGCGGCTCCAACGCCCACGTAAAGACGCCTCTACTGTTTTTCGCCCTTTTCAAAGCTGATACAATACGTCTTTTAGGTCCTGCTCGAGTCAGCTGCTTGCTtcggcctccctcccccagcAGCAAAGCTTACGAACGGAACCAAGCACGGTGCTCTCAACCAACGCTTGCTGGTGTTATCTGCCACGAACCCGGATTCAGTCCACGCCCTGAGCAAGAACGTCGGGGAGTACCTGAGCCAGTCTCCCGAGAGCTTACACGATGTAGCATACTCACTGGCCTCGCGCCGGGAAGCCCACACGCATCGCGCGTTCTGTGTGACGGATGGCAACACCCCGCTGAAGATGTCCCCGGTCACGAAGCCGAGGAGCCCACCGCCCGAAATGGTTTGGGTCTTCACCGGCCAAGGGGCGCAATGGGCGCAGATGGGCAAGGAGCTCGTGGAACAGGAGCCCCTGTTCCAACAACGGATCAACGCTCTGGACAAGGTTCTCGCCGGCCTCTCGGAGCCTCCGCCCTGGACGTTGAAGGGTAAATTATACCGGCCAAGCCCAAGAAAATCCCGAACGCTGTCGGGTCACACCGCGTGCTAACCATCCTTTCGCAGAGATACTTCTGGCCCCGAAAGACGAGAGTCGGCTGTCCGAGGCCGAGTACTCGCAGCCGTGCCTTGTCGCCATCCaagtcgccctcgtcgacctgctccgcTCCTGGGGCGTCGCGCCGAGCGCGGTCGTCGGGCACTCGTCTGGggagacggccgccgcgtACGCGAGCGGCGCcatcacggccgaggaggcgatCCTCATCGCCTACCACCGCGGCCAGATCACCCGCATCATCAAGGCGGCCCACGAGGGAGGCATGGCGGCCGTGGGGCTCGGCCGGACGCAGGTCGAGCGGTTCCTGCGGCCCGGGGTCATTGTCGGGTGCGAGAACTCGCCGTCCAACGTGACCCTCtcgggcgaggccgatgtTCTGCAGGAGATTCTGCGGGAGATTCGGTCGAGACACCCGGAGATAGTTGCAAGGAGCCTCCGCGTAGAGTGCGGTTATCACTCTCGTAAGTTTTATACcacttgttcttcttcttcttcttcttcttcttcttcttcttcttcttcttcttcccaaGTCTGCTTCATCACATCACTAACTGCAACAATCAATAGAACATATGGAGAGCGCGGCCGGTGATTTTACATCGCGTTTAGAGGGATTGTCGCTACAGAACAAAAACCCACGCGTCCCGTTCTACTCCTCAGTCACCGGCGTGAAGAACACCGACATGTCCCACTTGTACTGGGTGCGAAACGTCGTCTCGCCCGTCCTATTCAGCACCGCAGTCCAAGCGGTCCTGGATGACTTCAAGTcgcccgtcttcgtcgagctcggcccGCACTCGGCCCTCGCCGGACCTCTCCGCCAGATCATGCAGGTCAAGAAcaggacgacggccttgtACGTCCCGACCTTGGTGCGCAACCAGGACGCAGTCAGCACTGTTCTGaccgcggcgggcgagctctggtcggccggcgccgaaaTCGACATTGCGGCCGTCAACCCCGCCGGCGCGTTTCTGACGGACTTGCCCACGTACCCGTGGCATCACAAGGAGGAGTTCTGGCTCGAGGGTAGACTGCCTCGCAGTTGGCGTTTCCGACCGTTTGCCCAccacgagctcctcggcTCGCGAGTCGAAGAGATTTCGGACGCGTGCCCCGCCTGGAGATGCAACCTCCGCCTGCAAGATGTCCCGTGGCTCCGGGACCACGTCGTCGGAGACGACACCGTCTTCCCTGCGTCGGGGTTCATCTCCATGGTCGGGGAGGCCCTGAGACAGCTCACGGGATCCGTCGACTTCACCCTGAACCAGGTCTCCCTCGAGGCCGTTTTGGCGCTCGGCGACAAGGCGGTCGAGCTCGTGACGGTTCTCAAcccggcggcgacatcgagACCACAACAGGGCCAGCCGGCAACCTACGACTTCTCGATATCATCGCTCAGCGAGGGAAGCGAGTTATGGATCAAGCACGTCTCCGGCCACTGCAGAGCCGGCGGCTCCGATCGGAAACACGTCTCCCCCGAGATGCCCGCCCTTCCGCTTCCGCGCCGAGTCTCGGTAACGTCGTTCTACAACACCTGGAGGAGATTCGGGCTGAACTACGGCACCGCCTTCCGCGGCCTCTCCAGCGCCAGCTCCCACGTCTCTGAGCGGAGGGCCGTTGCGACCC
Protein-coding sequences here:
- a CDS encoding Putative major facilitator superfamily, MFS transporter superfamily, coding for MGASTPPPESPRASRPSNVGDTARTRDSSATRVGPSFDAEKAQYPLGEESENRSNNGAAFFQDGPGRDEETEGTRGHGDLTAASSSRKQPEYTADGKRVMTEDECYHLLGYSWPARKKWMLLSSIFAVQVSMNFNTSVYPSAVTPLSEAFHISEQAARTGQCAFLVLYAFGCELWAPWSEEFGRWKILQCSLFLVNMWQILAALAPNFGSIVVARALGGLSSAGGSVTLGMVADLYQPEEQQWAVLFVVLSSVFGTSVGPVVGGPIQKFLPWYWNFWIQLIFGAVVQFVHFFMPESRATIIMDREARRRRRSGEDTNIYGPNEVKKPRLSMHEFAITWMRPFEMFVREPIVLSCSLLSGFSDALIFTFQEGFTPVFNKWGFGTLQKAWAFIPINIGYVLAYISYVPWIIRDHRVMRAKGPDALAPERRLKWLLYLAPLETIGLFGFAWTSMGPPESHWIAPMIFSCLIAIANFAIYMSTVDYMIAAYGPYSASATGGNGFARDFLAGVAAMYSTPLYENIGDSRHTEYASTVLACLAFLVTIPVYLIYWKGPVIRERSKFAQSLSEDRRAKGGRRVVAAPEEQLEPKNI
- a CDS encoding Putative AMP-dependent synthetase/ligase domain, AMP-binding, AMP-binding enzyme domain, ANL, whose translation is MDFLAPDPVLLHARLRPTGLACIDLSTNRRWTYAELNADVQRVTTVLRGLGGGGIQTGDRVATVSANSVHQIILHHALARLGAVHVPLNWRLARPELAKLLLDCTPVLLLTDLLEPDPPGLLPLGCRHISFSSFAAAVDAAEPGPRLDARPSTETRVILYTSGTSGAPKGVRLTAQSMLATTWNFGVLTEVDAGSVFLCDGPMFHLMGLIAQTGPAVMHGGTCIVSPKFNPEVTNARLSDAGLRVTHYFCVPQMAEALARAPNFDPSEWATLKALFTGGAPNPPARVRWWLGRGVRMVDGYGSTEIGTASGMPLSRDLIGVKAGSVGLPGPLTAVRVVDDRDRDVPVGAPGEILVSGPSVTPGYWNRRDEDVAAFTDDGWFRTGDVGRVDEDGYIFLIDRRKNMFISGGENVYPAEVEAALAEHPGVVDVAVVGVPDQLWGEAGRAYVIAAPGSQLAHADLVSHCQTLLARFKVPRETVFVGEFPRTGSGKVQKHLLAEDSVARL